The following is a genomic window from Bacteroidota bacterium.
CACGTACTATGGCCGTACACAAGGCTATTACAACAATGTGCCCCAGCAGCAAAGCCTCGAAAGCCAGGCGCTGCGCAACAGTGCTCCCGCTGCGGCTCCCATGGCCGGTGCATACGAATTGGACGAACAGGTGGTGCAAAAGAAAGAAGTACAAGCCGCACCGCAGTTCGAAGAGATTCAGATCTCCGAACTCAGCGCAGAGTTCGACATCAAATCGGCCTATGATGTGCCTGCCGACGGACAGCCCTACATTGTGGATGTAACCAGCTACAACCTCAACGCCAGCTTCCAGTACCGCGCCGTACCCAAACTCGACCGCGATGCATTTCTTATGGCGCGCATTACCGGCTGGGAAGAGCTTGACCTTGTGGAAGGCCCGGCCAATGTGTATTTCGGCGGCACCTATGTGGGGCAGTCATACATTTATACCCGCAGCACAAACGACACACTCGACCTTTCTTTTGGCCGCGACCAGAAGCTGCTTGTTACGCGCAACAAGCTCAAGGAAATGAATTCGGAAAAACCTTCAGGCACCACCAAAAAGGAAAGCTACTCGTATGAAATTACGGTAAAGAATACACGAAAAGCAGCCGTTAATGTAGAAATCATCGATCAGATTCCGGTTTCGCAGGATGCCGAAATTATTGTGGAAACCCAAACCATGACCGGCGGTGTACTTGATCCGGCCACAGGCCTGATTACCTGGAAACTCACTATTCCGCCAGGCGAATCGGTGAAAGTGGTACTTTCCTATTCTGTAAAATATCCGAAAAACAAAACACTTAACACCCGCAACTACAAACGCGCCTCCCGCGCCAAGTTGTAATGTGTTTCCAGGCATTTGATCGGGGCCGGAGAAAATTCTCCGGCCCCGATTCATTATTACCCCCACAATCTTTTATATGGGAATGTCGTTCGGCCTGCATACATGTATGTGAAAACACCCCGGCTTTGTATCTTGCAGCGTGATTAACCTCTACCGCATACTCGGCGTTTCGGAATATGCCAATGATCAGCAGATCAGACAGGCCTACCGCACGCTGGCCAAGCGTTATCATCCCGACCTGAATCCGGGCGATGCGCGTGCGGCCGAGAAATTCAAAGAGGTGGCTTCGGCCTACGAAGTGCTTTCCGACCCGATTTTGCGCAGCAATTATGACAAAAAGCGTTTGCGCGAATCGCTTTACTCGCCCGGCCCTTTCTTTGCCGCTTCCGATAATCAGAAAAACAAAACACAAACTGCCACCGACCGACGAGCAAAATACTCGGAAGCCACCTGGGAGTGGGCTGAAACGAAGCGAAAACGCCGGTTGCTTGAACACTTTACACGCCGCCGCAAAATATTTGTGGCCATGGTTATCACCTTTGTGCTGTTTATTACCGCTGCATTTTGGTTTGATAACTGGGTACAGGAACAGCGTAAGGAATTTGCGGCCGAACGCGAACTTGAACGCTATGAACAGCTCAACGCTACAGATGGCCCAAAGGGTAACCGTTCTATAGTAAATTTCGACTCTCCTTTCGACAAGCTCTTTGGCCCGGGGGTGTACGACGATTTTTCGCCACACAGCATTATGGTGCTTAGTCCGCCACAGCCAACGGTAATTTGCCTTGTAGAAGAGCGTCCGCCGTGGCGCACCATTCGCAACGAATACCTGGAGGCAAACAGCTGGATTGTATTGCGGGATATTCCGGCTGGTACATATTTTTTTAAAATCAACACCGGCTTTCGCTGGAACACACAAAGCCGAAACGGGGTTGGCGGATTTACAAAAGACGATTCGTTTTACATTTCCGCCGAACCCTCAGTTAAACTTTATTCTCCCGCCGGCACAAGCATTCCCGTTGCCGACACACTTTCGCTCAACCCGTTGCATCATCATTTCACCCCCATAAAACCTGACGTGTTTTTTGCCCGCGAACTCACACGCGATCCCCGCAAATAAACCCTGCTTATATCTCCTGCCTGTTATGAAAGAATCGCAACAAATATGGATTACCGCAGGTTATGAATTGTTTGCACTGCACGGAGAACCGGGGCTGAAAGTGGAAACACTTGCGAAAAAGGCAGGCATCAGCAAATCATCATTCTATCATCATTTTGCCGGCACGGAAATTTTTCTCGAAACCCTGCTCGCCTATCATCTTGTGCAGGTAAAAATTCTTGCCGGAAAAGAAAATGCGGTCCTGAAAATAGATCCTGAACTCATTCACATCCTCATCGAACATAAAACGGATCTGCTGTTCAACCGTCAGCTCCGCTTTCACAGCAACAACAATACGTATAAAAGCACACTCGAAAAATCGAACCGCATTATCGGAAAAGATTTTGTGCATGTCTGGAAAAACGATCTGCAACTAAGTCTGAGTGTGGATCAGCTACTTGGAATTTTTGAGCTTGCCCTT
Proteins encoded in this region:
- a CDS encoding J domain-containing protein: MNLYRILGVSEYANDQQIRQAYRTLAKRYHPDLNPGDARAAEKFKEVASAYEVLSDPILRSNYDKKRLRESLYSPGPFFAASDNQKNKTQTATDRRAKYSEATWEWAETKRKRRLLEHFTRRRKIFVAMVITFVLFITAAFWFDNWVQEQRKEFAAERELERYEQLNATDGPKGNRSIVNFDSPFDKLFGPGVYDDFSPHSIMVLSPPQPTVICLVEERPPWRTIRNEYLEANSWIVLRDIPAGTYFFKINTGFRWNTQSRNGVGGFTKDDSFYISAEPSVKLYSPAGTSIPVADTLSLNPLHHHFTPIKPDVFFARELTRDPRK
- a CDS encoding TetR/AcrR family transcriptional regulator, producing MKESQQIWITAGYELFALHGEPGLKVETLAKKAGISKSSFYHHFAGTEIFLETLLAYHLVQVKILAGKENAVLKIDPELIHILIEHKTDLLFNRQLRFHSNNNTYKSTLEKSNRIIGKDFVHVWKNDLQLSLSVDQLLGIFELALENFFLQINPENINYPWLSNYFAELKVISRKLDAGAC